A single genomic interval of Arthrobacter sp. NicSoilB8 harbors:
- the rfbB gene encoding dTDP-glucose 4,6-dehydratase, producing the protein MQKLLVTGGAGFIGSNFVHYVLENTDHHVTVLDKLTYAGNVESLAGLPADRFTLVQGDICDAAVVDGLVAGTDVVVHYAAESHNDNSLHDPRPFLDTNIIGTYTLIEAARKHNKRFHHISTDEVYGDLELDDPERFTENTPYNPSSPYSSTKAGSDLLVRAWVRSFGLQATISNCSNNYGPYQHVEKFIPRQITNVIDGIRPKLYGKGENVRDWIHANDHSSAVLAIIAKGRIGETYLIGADGEKNNKDVVELILKHMGQAPDAYDHVVDRPGHDMRYAIDSAKLRDELGWEPRFSNFDAGIEDTIAWYRNNEDWWRPQKAATEAKYKEQGQ; encoded by the coding sequence ATGCAGAAACTCCTCGTCACCGGCGGTGCCGGTTTCATCGGTTCGAATTTTGTCCACTATGTACTGGAGAACACAGACCACCACGTCACGGTCCTCGACAAGCTCACCTACGCGGGCAACGTGGAGTCGCTGGCGGGCCTTCCTGCGGACCGCTTCACGCTGGTGCAGGGCGACATTTGCGACGCAGCGGTGGTTGACGGCCTGGTTGCCGGGACCGACGTCGTGGTGCACTACGCGGCGGAATCGCACAACGACAACTCGCTTCACGATCCCCGCCCGTTCCTGGACACGAACATCATCGGGACGTACACGCTGATTGAGGCCGCCCGGAAGCACAACAAGCGCTTCCACCACATCTCCACCGACGAGGTCTACGGCGACCTCGAGCTCGACGACCCGGAGCGGTTCACCGAGAACACGCCGTACAACCCCTCCAGCCCGTATTCCTCCACCAAGGCGGGCTCGGACCTGCTGGTCCGCGCCTGGGTGCGGTCCTTCGGCCTGCAGGCGACGATCAGCAACTGCTCCAACAACTACGGTCCTTACCAGCACGTGGAGAAGTTCATCCCGCGCCAGATCACCAACGTGATCGACGGCATCCGGCCCAAGCTGTACGGCAAGGGCGAGAACGTCCGCGACTGGATCCACGCCAATGACCACTCGTCCGCCGTCCTGGCGATCATCGCCAAGGGCCGGATCGGGGAGACCTACCTGATCGGCGCCGATGGCGAGAAGAACAACAAGGACGTCGTGGAGCTGATCCTCAAGCACATGGGACAGGCGCCGGACGCCTACGACCACGTGGTGGACCGGCCCGGCCACGACATGCGCTACGCGATCGACTCCGCGAAGCTTCGCGACGAACTCGGCTGGGAGCCGAGGTTCTCCAACTTTGACGCCGGCATCGAAGACACCATCGCCTGGTACCGGAACAACGAGGACTGGTGGCGTCCGCAGAAGGCCGCCACGGAAGCCAAGTACAAGGAACAGGGCCAGTAG
- a CDS encoding GH25 family lysozyme, with product MVKTIKIHKLRTAAALCLPFALALTWANPATAAPAPSPSPTATAPAPAGSAAAVTGTPTATATATSSPVPAPALKAATSPAAPASTASASAAAGTAQAAAAQAAPEQGQARMGRAGLNPATASAAIAKTQQVPVTQATEPWVAEQPFDTRGQPLGLDVSSWQGSVNWSSVKANGARFAYVKATEGTSYRNSEFGAQYTGASSVGLLRGAYHFGRPDVSGGAAQAQFFVNNGGGWSADGVTMPPVLDIEDNPYAGLNRCYGATPGQLATWVRDFTQTVYRMTNKQAMIYTSYYFWRDCLGNTSEFSQVNPLWLASYYTNAPAVPGGWPTYTVWQYANAFADASQTVRATFPGDQNVFNGSQDQLRKLASTPDTYPIGLIPGATLLSGKWAGDGKSYTGWFKDGFWCLQMPSAPRRCFGYGNPGDKPVVGDWNGDGRAGIGIFRNGMWWLVDDINTRAITKVVGFGVGSDTPIVGDWSGSGRDGIGIWRNSSFQVSYNVNNPVVNEYTGFGIPSDTPIIGDWDGDGKTSIGVWRAGEWWLSNRIKSPVVSNFIAFGVGTDRPVTGDWNGDKLTTVGIVRGNSWQLTNSLAKRTVDISYF from the coding sequence ATGGTGAAGACTATCAAAATCCACAAACTACGGACCGCAGCGGCACTCTGCCTGCCTTTCGCACTGGCGCTGACCTGGGCTAATCCTGCTACCGCGGCTCCCGCGCCCAGCCCCTCCCCCACCGCCACCGCCCCCGCGCCCGCCGGTTCCGCGGCCGCCGTGACCGGCACACCGACCGCGACGGCGACGGCGACCAGCAGCCCCGTACCGGCACCCGCGCTCAAAGCGGCAACCTCGCCTGCCGCGCCGGCATCGACGGCTTCGGCTTCGGCCGCCGCCGGCACCGCGCAGGCCGCCGCCGCGCAGGCCGCGCCGGAACAGGGACAGGCCCGAATGGGCCGCGCCGGTCTGAACCCGGCGACGGCCTCCGCGGCCATAGCCAAGACGCAGCAGGTCCCCGTGACCCAGGCCACCGAGCCCTGGGTGGCGGAGCAGCCCTTCGACACCCGCGGGCAGCCCCTGGGCCTGGATGTCAGCTCGTGGCAGGGCAGTGTCAACTGGTCCTCCGTCAAGGCCAACGGCGCCCGCTTCGCCTACGTCAAGGCCACTGAGGGCACGAGCTACCGCAACAGCGAATTCGGCGCACAGTACACGGGTGCGAGTTCCGTCGGCCTGCTCCGCGGCGCCTACCACTTTGGCCGCCCGGATGTCTCCGGCGGCGCTGCGCAGGCCCAGTTCTTCGTCAACAACGGCGGCGGATGGTCCGCCGACGGCGTGACGATGCCGCCGGTCCTCGACATCGAGGACAACCCCTACGCCGGCCTCAACCGCTGCTATGGCGCCACGCCGGGGCAGCTGGCCACCTGGGTCAGGGACTTCACCCAGACCGTGTACCGCATGACCAACAAGCAGGCCATGATCTACACCAGCTACTACTTCTGGCGTGACTGCCTGGGCAACACCAGCGAATTCAGCCAGGTGAACCCGCTGTGGCTGGCCTCTTACTACACGAACGCACCTGCCGTTCCCGGCGGATGGCCCACCTACACCGTCTGGCAGTACGCCAACGCCTTCGCGGACGCTTCGCAGACGGTCCGGGCTACGTTCCCCGGCGACCAGAACGTCTTCAACGGCTCGCAGGACCAGCTGCGGAAACTCGCCTCGACACCGGACACGTACCCGATCGGCCTCATTCCGGGCGCCACCTTGCTCAGCGGCAAATGGGCCGGCGACGGCAAGTCCTACACCGGCTGGTTCAAGGACGGATTCTGGTGCCTGCAGATGCCCTCGGCGCCGCGGCGCTGCTTCGGTTACGGCAACCCGGGCGACAAGCCCGTCGTCGGGGACTGGAACGGCGACGGCCGTGCCGGGATCGGCATCTTCCGGAACGGCATGTGGTGGCTCGTGGATGACATCAACACCAGGGCCATCACGAAGGTGGTGGGCTTCGGCGTCGGATCCGACACCCCGATCGTTGGCGACTGGAGCGGCTCCGGCCGGGACGGGATCGGCATCTGGCGCAATTCAAGCTTCCAGGTCAGCTACAACGTCAACAATCCGGTGGTCAACGAATACACCGGATTCGGGATTCCCTCCGACACGCCGATCATCGGCGACTGGGACGGGGACGGAAAGACCAGCATCGGCGTCTGGCGCGCGGGCGAGTGGTGGCTCAGCAACCGCATCAAATCCCCGGTTGTGTCCAACTTCATCGCTTTCGGGGTCGGCACCGACCGCCCCGTCACCGGCGACTGGAACGGCGACAAACTGACAACCGTGGGCATTGTGCGCGGCAACAGCTGGCAGCTGACCAACAGCCTCGCCAAGCGGACGGTGGATATCTCCTACTTCTAG
- a CDS encoding glycosyltransferase codes for MNDQNRLPDVPLRASICMATYNGAEFVAEQLASILAQLGPDDEIVIVDDASTDDTIARIRELTDPRIRLIEAAANQGYVRSFEQAVQASCGAAIFLADQDDVWIEGRLDAMLDALATHAVVASNFDVLGGGDRPPIPRLRAADSGRHRANLWGILVGYRAYYGCGMAFRREVLGSFVPVPPYLRESHDLWLAILGNTAGSIRHLDASTLLRRLHEGNATPRGWRSLRVILAARVVLLRLMVEARRRLRAASGQA; via the coding sequence ATGAACGATCAGAACCGGTTGCCCGACGTTCCGCTCCGGGCCAGCATCTGCATGGCAACGTACAACGGCGCGGAATTCGTGGCGGAGCAGCTCGCCTCGATCCTGGCCCAGCTGGGCCCGGACGACGAGATCGTGATCGTGGACGATGCTTCCACGGATGACACAATCGCGAGGATCCGGGAGCTCACCGATCCGAGGATCCGCCTGATCGAGGCCGCTGCCAACCAGGGATACGTCCGTTCTTTCGAACAGGCCGTGCAGGCCAGCTGCGGCGCCGCAATCTTCCTGGCGGACCAGGACGACGTCTGGATCGAAGGCCGGCTGGACGCGATGCTGGACGCCCTGGCGACGCACGCCGTCGTGGCCAGCAACTTTGACGTGCTCGGCGGCGGTGACCGCCCCCCGATTCCCCGGCTCCGGGCGGCCGACAGCGGCCGGCACCGGGCCAACCTTTGGGGCATCCTGGTGGGCTACCGGGCGTACTACGGCTGCGGCATGGCGTTCCGCCGCGAGGTCCTCGGCAGCTTCGTCCCGGTGCCGCCCTACCTGCGCGAATCCCACGACCTCTGGCTTGCGATCCTCGGCAACACCGCCGGCTCGATCCGCCACCTGGACGCCTCGACCCTCCTGCGCAGGCTCCATGAAGGCAATGCCACCCCGCGCGGCTGGCGTTCACTGCGCGTCATCCTGGCCGCACGGGTGGTGCTCCTGCGCCTCATGGTCGAGGCCCGCCGGCGGCTCCGGGCCGCGTCCGGGCAGGCCTAG
- a CDS encoding polysaccharide biosynthesis protein, with the protein MRTVLLRLSGFTILPLLSLITPLLLLPVISGFVGGEGISSVISGQAIGTFAATVLMWGWNVDGPVAIARAASSSDRAGVYLRSIRTRLILLVVTVPAAAAVAAIVAVPAFRWEAVAMTCAVALAGMSPSWFCIGLGQPRLLAVYDTVPRFIATALAVPVLLVSHQLWYYTGLLAATTLASLIVFHRTYSPGGNWWPRDLRGAVRELGAQGRTAGISLAGNAYASTPAPIATASTAPAASGSLATADTLYRFGLFTVVALGNAFQGWTLERGASDRKRRHLAAIWSHIGLGVIGAAVLTVAGPFVSSLLFAGQAQATTELCLYYGIAFLFLSASTPFIRNLLIPAGQQGLVLRWTLISAAFGVAAMIYAGFMGNAPGIALGMALSEAILFLTLLIPGSKLLATESMEPVAAE; encoded by the coding sequence ATGAGAACCGTACTGCTGCGACTTTCAGGGTTCACCATTCTGCCCCTGCTGTCCTTGATCACTCCGCTCCTGCTCCTCCCGGTCATCTCGGGCTTCGTCGGCGGCGAGGGAATCTCCAGCGTCATCTCGGGGCAGGCGATCGGCACCTTCGCCGCCACCGTGCTGATGTGGGGCTGGAACGTGGACGGGCCCGTCGCCATCGCCCGGGCCGCCAGCAGCTCCGACCGGGCCGGCGTCTACCTCCGCAGCATCCGGACCCGGCTGATCCTCCTTGTCGTGACCGTGCCCGCCGCCGCGGCCGTCGCCGCGATCGTGGCCGTTCCCGCGTTCCGCTGGGAAGCCGTGGCCATGACCTGCGCGGTCGCCCTCGCCGGCATGTCGCCGTCGTGGTTCTGCATCGGCCTGGGCCAACCCCGGCTGCTGGCCGTCTACGACACCGTCCCGCGCTTCATCGCCACCGCCCTGGCCGTCCCCGTGTTGCTGGTCAGCCACCAGCTCTGGTACTACACGGGCCTGCTCGCAGCCACCACCCTGGCCTCCCTCATCGTGTTCCACCGGACATACTCCCCCGGCGGAAACTGGTGGCCCCGCGATCTTCGCGGCGCCGTGCGCGAACTGGGCGCCCAGGGCCGCACGGCGGGCATCAGCCTCGCCGGCAATGCCTACGCCTCCACGCCTGCCCCGATCGCGACCGCCAGCACCGCCCCGGCGGCGTCGGGCAGCCTGGCGACGGCAGATACCCTGTACCGCTTCGGCCTGTTCACCGTGGTGGCCCTCGGCAACGCCTTCCAGGGCTGGACCCTTGAACGCGGAGCGTCCGACCGCAAGAGGCGCCACCTGGCAGCCATCTGGTCCCACATCGGGCTGGGCGTGATCGGCGCCGCCGTCCTGACGGTCGCCGGACCGTTTGTCAGCAGCCTCCTCTTCGCCGGGCAGGCCCAGGCCACCACCGAGTTGTGCCTCTACTACGGGATCGCCTTCCTCTTCCTGAGCGCGAGCACCCCGTTCATCCGCAACCTGCTCATTCCGGCCGGCCAGCAGGGGCTGGTGCTTCGCTGGACGCTGATTTCGGCCGCATTCGGGGTCGCAGCCATGATCTATGCCGGATTCATGGGGAACGCCCCGGGCATCGCGCTGGGCATGGCCCTCAGCGAAGCTATCCTGTTCCTGACCTTGCTGATCCCGGGGTCGAAACTGCTCGCCACAGAAAGCATGGAACCCGTTGCCGCCGAATGA
- a CDS encoding glycosyltransferase — MPPNEPSPNHPSPSVVAVVAAYRPDPSLADTVRALQQQVGHVVVVDDGSPAGSEAVLAALAEAGALVVRQQQNSGIAAALNAGVAAARERWNPDFFLTLDQDSRPAGEYVRRGLATYTQAGAAGVGVGFVTAASYSGHPIPVLHHDGRFVHAFDPMQSGFLIPRSTVDRVGPFEEALFIDGVDSEFTMRTRAAGLAVLVGDGCDIAHDLGQREPGRLFGRPLKVLGREISYNYHSPSRVYYICRNGTLLTLRYLRKYPGWVLRRLVEELKAHILRFTFSPGRTKLFRAAAAGFTDALRGSTGRIPAELERRLR; from the coding sequence TTGCCGCCGAATGAGCCGTCGCCGAATCATCCGTCCCCCAGCGTCGTCGCCGTCGTTGCCGCCTACCGCCCCGACCCGTCCCTGGCCGACACCGTGCGGGCCCTCCAGCAGCAGGTGGGGCACGTCGTCGTCGTGGATGACGGATCACCCGCCGGGTCCGAAGCCGTCCTGGCGGCCCTCGCGGAGGCGGGCGCCCTGGTGGTCCGGCAGCAGCAGAATTCCGGGATCGCGGCCGCGCTGAACGCCGGCGTGGCGGCGGCGCGGGAACGCTGGAACCCGGACTTCTTCCTCACACTGGATCAGGATTCCCGTCCCGCCGGCGAGTACGTCCGGCGGGGCCTGGCGACCTACACGCAGGCCGGTGCCGCCGGTGTGGGGGTCGGCTTCGTGACGGCCGCGTCGTACAGCGGACACCCCATCCCCGTGCTGCACCATGACGGCCGGTTCGTTCACGCGTTCGATCCCATGCAGTCCGGTTTCCTCATCCCGCGCTCCACCGTGGACAGGGTCGGTCCTTTTGAAGAGGCCCTCTTCATCGACGGGGTGGACTCCGAATTCACGATGCGGACCCGCGCTGCGGGCCTCGCGGTCCTCGTGGGCGACGGCTGTGACATCGCCCACGACCTCGGACAACGCGAGCCCGGCAGGCTCTTCGGCCGGCCGCTGAAGGTCCTGGGCCGGGAAATTTCCTACAACTACCACTCCCCGAGCCGGGTGTACTACATCTGCCGGAACGGAACGCTGCTGACCCTGCGCTACCTGCGCAAATATCCGGGCTGGGTGCTGCGGCGCCTCGTGGAGGAACTGAAAGCGCACATCCTGCGCTTCACCTTCAGCCCCGGCCGCACCAAGCTCTTCCGCGCCGCAGCCGCAGGATTCACTGACGCGCTCAGGGGCTCCACCGGGCGCATTCCGGCGGAGCTGGAGCGGCGCCTGCGGTGA
- a CDS encoding glycosyltransferase family 2 protein, whose protein sequence is MEALPSPRVLVIMPAWNEGAVVGSTVREVLHENARYDVLVVNDGSTDSTAEEAAAAGATVLNLPFNLGVGGAMRAGFKYAQRLGYAQVIQVDSDGQHDPRNIDEVLAGLQHADISIGARFADRGEYKVTGPRKWAMQLLAKVISGLAKTRLTDVTSGFRAANERAVAQYLDHYPAEYLGDTIDSLVVAIRSGCTVTQVPVEMRARQGGKPSHNPVKAAIYLGRSVFALLFALTRKPTRLAARAAEPAGA, encoded by the coding sequence ATGGAAGCCCTACCCTCCCCGCGCGTCTTGGTGATCATGCCTGCCTGGAATGAAGGCGCCGTTGTCGGCAGCACCGTTCGGGAAGTCCTCCACGAGAATGCCCGCTACGACGTCCTGGTCGTCAACGACGGCTCCACGGACTCGACGGCGGAAGAGGCAGCAGCGGCCGGCGCGACCGTCCTGAACCTGCCCTTCAATCTTGGCGTCGGCGGCGCCATGCGGGCCGGCTTCAAGTACGCCCAGCGCCTCGGCTACGCCCAGGTCATTCAGGTGGACTCGGACGGCCAGCACGATCCCCGGAACATCGACGAAGTCCTCGCGGGCCTTCAGCACGCGGACATCTCGATCGGCGCCCGCTTCGCCGACCGGGGCGAATACAAGGTCACCGGCCCGCGGAAGTGGGCCATGCAGCTGCTGGCGAAGGTCATTTCCGGCCTTGCCAAGACCCGCCTGACGGATGTCACGAGCGGCTTCCGGGCCGCCAACGAGCGCGCCGTTGCCCAGTATCTCGACCACTACCCCGCCGAATACCTGGGCGACACGATCGACTCACTCGTCGTGGCCATCCGCTCGGGTTGCACGGTCACGCAGGTGCCCGTTGAGATGCGGGCACGCCAGGGCGGCAAGCCAAGCCACAATCCCGTCAAGGCCGCCATCTACCTCGGAAGGTCCGTGTTCGCCCTGCTCTTCGCCCTCACCCGGAAACCCACTCGACTGGCCGCCCGGGCCGCTGAACCCGCAGGAGCTTAG
- a CDS encoding DUF2304 domain-containing protein — translation MGNIAAFLLALAIVALVVEMLRRKKLREKYAVLWLVVGVATLVLAAFPRLLNIVAEYVGVQIPSNLLFAMSILMLLGVCLHLSWEISVVEDETRTLAEEVAILRTQLESLEQHRHLSVLDSARPAPLPNPRTASQPGPVPAPRPEAAAPAPAGAHTIDRPAESTES, via the coding sequence ATGGGAAACATCGCCGCCTTCCTGCTGGCGCTCGCCATCGTTGCCCTGGTCGTCGAAATGCTCCGGCGCAAGAAGCTTCGGGAGAAGTACGCCGTCCTCTGGCTGGTGGTCGGCGTCGCCACCCTGGTACTCGCCGCCTTCCCCCGGCTGCTGAACATCGTCGCGGAATACGTCGGGGTCCAGATCCCCTCCAACCTGCTGTTCGCCATGAGCATCCTCATGCTGCTCGGCGTCTGCCTGCATTTGTCCTGGGAAATCTCGGTCGTGGAGGACGAAACCAGGACCCTCGCCGAGGAAGTGGCCATCCTGCGCACGCAGCTCGAGTCCCTGGAACAGCACCGCCACCTGTCCGTTCTTGACTCGGCCCGCCCGGCCCCGCTGCCCAATCCCCGCACTGCTTCCCAGCCGGGTCCTGTCCCTGCTCCCCGCCCGGAGGCGGCCGCGCCGGCTCCGGCCGGCGCGCACACCATCGACCGCCCCGCTGAAAGCACGGAATCCTAA
- a CDS encoding glycosyltransferase, with protein MPLDIFIPYWGDPGYMKETVRSVLAQDNSDWLLTVVDDAYPGTEIAEYMAGIQDHRVRYVRKDINAGITENYRTCVGMASQEIMVILGCDDVLLPNYVDVILAAHRRFPDAAIIQPGVQVIDEQSQVVATLADAVKQKIVRPRGRGKQLIAGEAIASNLMHGDWLYWPSLAFRTDKIREVDFRDGFPIIQDLALIMDMIYKGDQLLIEPTVCFQYRRHSNSASSTKLVDGSRFAGEREYFALSASQADALGWRRAKRAARLRLTSRAHALSLLPRAVLDRNQTAVSALVRHSFGK; from the coding sequence ATGCCCCTCGATATTTTCATCCCTTACTGGGGCGACCCCGGCTACATGAAGGAAACCGTCCGCAGTGTCCTCGCCCAGGACAACAGCGACTGGCTCCTCACCGTGGTGGACGACGCCTACCCCGGCACGGAAATTGCCGAGTACATGGCCGGAATCCAGGACCACCGCGTCCGCTACGTGCGCAAGGACATCAACGCCGGCATCACGGAGAACTACCGCACGTGCGTCGGGATGGCCAGCCAGGAGATCATGGTCATCCTGGGCTGCGACGACGTCCTGCTGCCGAATTACGTGGACGTGATCCTGGCCGCCCACCGGCGTTTCCCTGACGCGGCGATCATCCAGCCGGGTGTTCAGGTCATCGATGAACAAAGCCAGGTCGTGGCCACGCTGGCGGACGCCGTCAAGCAGAAGATCGTCCGCCCCCGGGGCCGCGGCAAGCAGCTCATCGCAGGCGAGGCCATTGCCAGCAACCTCATGCACGGCGACTGGCTGTACTGGCCCTCGCTCGCCTTCCGGACCGACAAGATCCGCGAAGTGGATTTCCGGGACGGGTTCCCGATCATCCAGGACCTCGCCCTCATCATGGACATGATCTACAAGGGCGACCAGCTGCTGATCGAGCCCACGGTGTGCTTCCAGTACCGCCGCCACTCCAACAGCGCCTCCTCAACCAAACTCGTTGACGGCTCACGGTTCGCCGGCGAACGCGAATACTTCGCCCTCTCCGCGTCGCAGGCCGACGCGCTCGGCTGGCGCCGGGCAAAGCGCGCCGCCAGGCTCAGGCTCACGTCCCGGGCGCACGCGCTCTCCCTGCTTCCGCGGGCCGTTCTGGACCGCAACCAAACAGCCGTCAGCGCGCTCGTGCGCCATTCCTTCGGCAAGTAA
- a CDS encoding NAD-dependent epimerase/dehydratase family protein yields MTSSETSARPGGTVLVTGGAGFIGCAISASLADAFDRVVVVDSLHPQIHATGERPAELDARAELIVADVAEAQTWDTVLARHSPDVVIHLAAETGTGQSLEESTRHTHVNVVGTSQLLDGLNRHGKLPRRIVLSSSRAVYGEGAWSDANGKAFYPGQRTSTTLDQSQWDFPGATPLPMKASETFPAPVSVYGATKLAQEHVLQAWAKSYGVETVVLRLQNVYGPGQSLINPYTGIMSLFCRMAMGGKSIPLYEDGEVRRDFILIDDVASAIVAGAVSPTVQGEPMDIGSGEFQTIGTAAKLIAQHYDAPEPHVTGQYRQGDVRHAWADITAAKDVLGWTPQYNLAQGIDRLANWIDAQPDVQPA; encoded by the coding sequence GTGACTTCTTCCGAAACCTCCGCACGCCCCGGCGGAACCGTCCTTGTCACCGGCGGCGCCGGTTTCATTGGCTGTGCCATTTCCGCCTCCCTCGCCGATGCGTTCGACCGGGTGGTAGTGGTGGACAGCCTCCACCCGCAGATCCACGCCACGGGCGAGCGTCCCGCAGAGCTCGACGCGCGGGCGGAACTGATCGTGGCCGACGTCGCCGAAGCCCAGACCTGGGACACCGTCCTGGCACGGCACTCCCCCGACGTCGTCATCCACTTGGCCGCCGAGACCGGAACGGGCCAGTCGCTGGAAGAATCGACCCGGCACACCCACGTCAACGTGGTGGGCACGTCCCAGCTGCTGGACGGGCTCAACCGCCACGGCAAGCTTCCCCGCAGGATCGTCCTGTCCTCCAGCCGCGCCGTCTACGGCGAGGGCGCCTGGAGCGACGCCAACGGCAAGGCCTTCTACCCGGGCCAGCGCACCAGCACCACCCTGGACCAGTCCCAGTGGGACTTCCCCGGCGCCACCCCGCTGCCGATGAAGGCCTCCGAAACCTTCCCCGCCCCCGTGAGCGTCTACGGCGCCACCAAGCTGGCGCAGGAACACGTCCTGCAGGCCTGGGCGAAGTCCTACGGCGTCGAGACCGTCGTGCTGCGCCTGCAGAATGTCTACGGCCCCGGCCAGTCCCTGATCAACCCGTACACCGGCATCATGAGCCTGTTCTGCCGCATGGCGATGGGCGGCAAGTCCATCCCGCTGTACGAGGACGGCGAAGTGCGCCGCGACTTCATCCTGATCGACGACGTCGCCTCGGCGATTGTTGCCGGCGCCGTCTCCCCCACCGTCCAGGGCGAGCCCATGGACATTGGCTCCGGTGAATTCCAGACCATCGGCACCGCGGCGAAGCTCATCGCGCAGCATTACGACGCCCCCGAGCCGCACGTCACCGGCCAGTACCGGCAGGGCGACGTCCGGCACGCATGGGCGGACATCACGGCTGCGAAGGACGTGCTCGGGTGGACCCCGCAGTACAACCTCGCCCAGGGCATCGACCGGCTCGCCAACTGGATTGACGCCCAGCCCGACGTCCAGCCCGCCTGA
- a CDS encoding glycosyltransferase translates to MPQTAAVVSLFNPDDGVLANAAALLAQVDSVVVVDDGSPSDPAPILAELHAMGCKVVRLSENSGIAAALNAGITAALAAGTKPDYILTMDQDSLLDAGYVDALLAAAAAAREAGVPVGMVAPASVRGLPVRRGPVLNGIQLGGEPIQSGLLVPVPVLERLGLFQGTLFIDGVDSEFYLRCEGAGLRTILAPNAALNHALGSPAAANIFGRDVTVAGRPLNVRTAADWRYYYLFRNRILLARQYGRRFPAWTLKGLLADYRHLAIVTLLAPGRGIRLANAFRGVADGVRGVSGRRTRG, encoded by the coding sequence GTGCCCCAGACTGCCGCCGTCGTCTCCCTGTTTAACCCCGACGACGGCGTGCTGGCGAACGCCGCCGCGCTGCTCGCCCAGGTCGACTCCGTAGTGGTGGTCGACGACGGCAGCCCCTCAGACCCCGCGCCGATCCTGGCCGAGCTGCACGCCATGGGCTGCAAGGTGGTGCGGCTTAGCGAGAACTCCGGCATCGCCGCCGCGCTCAACGCCGGAATCACCGCGGCCCTGGCGGCCGGGACAAAGCCGGATTACATCCTCACCATGGACCAGGACTCGCTGCTGGACGCCGGCTACGTCGACGCCCTGCTCGCCGCCGCGGCCGCTGCCCGGGAAGCAGGCGTCCCCGTCGGCATGGTCGCCCCGGCGTCGGTCCGGGGACTGCCGGTGCGCCGCGGCCCGGTCCTGAACGGCATCCAGCTCGGCGGGGAACCGATCCAGTCCGGACTCCTGGTGCCCGTGCCGGTCCTCGAACGGCTCGGCCTGTTCCAGGGCACCCTGTTCATCGACGGTGTGGACAGCGAGTTCTACCTCCGGTGCGAGGGCGCGGGGCTCCGCACCATACTGGCGCCGAACGCCGCGCTCAACCACGCCCTCGGCAGCCCGGCAGCAGCCAACATCTTTGGCCGCGACGTGACCGTTGCGGGCCGGCCGCTGAATGTCCGGACGGCCGCCGACTGGCGCTACTACTACCTCTTCCGGAACCGGATCCTGCTCGCCCGCCAGTACGGCCGGCGCTTTCCGGCATGGACACTCAAAGGCCTGCTGGCCGACTACCGCCACCTGGCCATCGTCACGCTTCTGGCCCCCGGCCGCGGCATCAGGCTGGCGAACGCCTTCCGCGGCGTGGCGGACGGCGTCCGCGGCGTCTCGGGACGGCGCACCCGAGGTTAG